The Clarias gariepinus isolate MV-2021 ecotype Netherlands chromosome 7, CGAR_prim_01v2, whole genome shotgun sequence genome includes a window with the following:
- the LOC128527394 gene encoding nuclear apoptosis-inducing factor 1-like: MAKREKKRNFTNTELEILVNEVESNQQILFSSFAAGGITNKRKNAAWENVTNAVNSVGSEERTVPEIKKKWFDIKVLAKKRVTAHRREMSATEGGQTTTELSPLDNRIACIIGDTALSGITKDGDTDALATEQTGPSNTQSEATPVVPEELEEPGPSIAPSMRRAPRVLSEAVLQNQEETTKSINDLKDQLSNITNVLIQINESLKQIASCTNTIANKP, translated from the exons ATggcaaagagagaaaagaagaggaaCTTCACAAACACAGAATTAGAGATACTTGTAAATGAAGTTGAATCCAACCAACAGATATTGTTTAGTTCATTCGCTGCAGGAGgaattacaaataaaagaaaaaatgctgcATGGGAGAATGTCACCAATGCAGTTAATTCCGTTGGGTCTGAGGAGAGAACTGtcccagaaataaaaaaaaaatggtttgatATTAAAGTATTGGCTAAAAAACGTGTCACAGCACACAGACGAGAAATGTCTGCAACTGAAGGAGGACAGACAACAACGGAACTTTCCCCATTGGACAACCGCATAGCCTGCATCATCGGAGACACGGCTCTGTCCGGGATTACTAAGGACGGTGACACTGATGCTCTTGCGACAGAACAAACCGGGCCATCTAACACCCAAAGTGAAG CGACACCCGTTGTGCCTGAGGAGCTTGAGGAGCCGGGCCCATCCATTGCCCCTTCCATGCGCCGTGCGCCAAGAGTGCTGAGTGAGGCGGTGCTACAAAATCAAGAGGAAACAACAAAATCCATTAATGACCTAAAGGATCAACTGAGCAACATAACGAATGTATTGATTCAAATCAACGAGTCTCTGAAACAGATTGCCTCTTGCACAAATACAATTGCTAATAAACCATAA